Part of the Sesamum indicum cultivar Zhongzhi No. 13 unplaced genomic scaffold, S_indicum_v1.0 scaffold00194, whole genome shotgun sequence genome, gtcatatattacataaatgaagcaattatttgcatatatttcaattttaaataataattattatcttaccATAGGTTTCTGCACAGGGGCATAACAAGAAAAGGAATGCCagtaaaatactaaatttccAAGAGACCATTTCTGCGTGATACCAGAAGAGGATCAcacataagaaaagaaaacaaacctaGAACATAACGAGACTGCAAGATCATATGATAACTGGAAGCGAGACACCATTGGAGGACACCTAATAGCTGCACTATGTATTGCAGCTTCTCTTGCAACACTCGACGATTCAATATTAGCCATATCAGCAGCATCTCCACAATAATATCCTAAAACAATAAGATCGAATAAACAGAATAAGCACTTTAATTtcagatattgatattaaataacttcTCTAGATAGATCAACATAAATATCGATAGGAATTAAAAGCCAGTACAAGCGACTTACCAGGACTAAACCCCGAGTGATAAGCTCTTGGGAAGTGACAACAAATTCTCGAGCTTTTTGCACCAGTAGTCAAGAAAAACATTGATTTAAGAGAGTGACTTACAATGCAACCAAAGATTAAATCACTAACGATGCAGAGCAACAAAAAGTAACACAGACCTAATTACAAATGATGGTATCTAATTGTATCTGTTGATTTTCAATGGATAAGAAAATCCCTAGCAGAATGCTAAGTCCTCAAAGGTACCTAAGATTTTTACAGTACTTATGTTCCATATATTCTTCTCATGATgtaatctttttttcatttaaaacaCCTTGCTGTGAGCTCATAACTCAATACCGCCCAATATCTATTGTCGAGTATGGACTTGAATTTTACTCCTTCAACACTTCAAGagcataaaaagataaatgcaGGAGAGCACTAACACACCTAGCCCCTCAAAAGAATAGCTCGCACTACCAATGAACTAATGAATGGGTTCTACATAAGAGTGTAGGGGACAAATGATAAAGATGATATGATAGCATATAAATAGTCACCTGCACCACGGAACACCAGCACTAAGAAGCACATCCAGGGACATCATCTGGTGTTCTCACCAAGTGTAGCAAATGTAACTGAAAGATATCTGATGAACTTCATTA contains:
- the LOC105179721 gene encoding uncharacterized protein LOC105179721 isoform X1, with amino-acid sequence MCFLVLVFRGAAREFVVTSQELITRGLVLDIIVEMLLIWLILNRRVLQEKLQYIVQLLGVLQWCLASSYHMILQSRYVLGLFSFLMCDPLLVSRRNGLLEI
- the LOC105179721 gene encoding lysine-specific demethylase JMJ705-like isoform X2; translation: MMSLDVLLSAGVPWCSSRICCHFPRAYHSGFSPGYYCGDAADMANIESSSVAREAAIHSAAIRCPPMVSRFQLSYDLAVSLCSRQCFLVNQLLLMLLLLG